One genomic window of Arachis hypogaea cultivar Tifrunner chromosome 8, arahy.Tifrunner.gnm2.J5K5, whole genome shotgun sequence includes the following:
- the LOC112706136 gene encoding uncharacterized protein yields MEHQDLVDKNEESVESIEKVNNTEDQDKMNEVEGVKSELVNVDESKDLQSETSSIQEVQGSNSKGSEAEIRVNTNGQEYSGDKEGSNGDCEPERLEPNLDKEKDDRRDMESAHMNEKVDEVLGEDHNMEPVFDGTEVPGLEGLRITSTRKQDGDQESPRMVEKAVALKNFVKEKSAVAVSTMLRRLSGRRGEGDLGNFDDEGKDISDPSKEGESTVAEKGGQKSAWNPLNYIKKSSDVDGENKTEQGDSVNENPNIPIDMKGRIILYSKLGCQESKEIRLFLRAKRLRFVEINLDVYPSREKELEKFSGSTSVPKVYFNEILIGGLSELKTLKESGNLDEKIDFLIGEAPLFEAPQPPLSGEDDDSSSGAIDEFAVIVRKMKESIPVKDRFHKMRRFTNCFLGSEAVDFLSEDQYLERPEAVEFGRKLASKLFFYHVLDENIFEDGNHLYRFLDDDPIVASQCYNIPKGIATVKPKPIAEIASRLRFLSYAMFEAYVFEDGRRVDYTSLHASGEFARYLRTVEELQRVEIWDMSREEKLAFFINLYNMMAIHAILVLGHASGAMERRKLFGEFKYVIGGSSYSLSAIQNGILRGNQRPPYNLKKPFGSKDRRLKVALPYPEPLIHFALVCGSRSGPALRCYSPGKIDEELTDAARNFLRSGGILIDLAAKDASANKILKWYSIDFGKSEVEVLKHVSNYLDPSNSEVLLDMLATSEFKVTYQPYEWGLNA; encoded by the exons atGGAACATCAAGATTTAGTGGATAAGAATGAAGAGAGTGTTGAATCGATCGAAAAGGTTAACAATACTGAAGATCAGGATAAGATGAATGAGGTTGAAGGTGTGAAATCTGAGTTGGTTAATGTTGATGAGAGCAAGGATTTGCAATCTGAAACTAGTTCTATTCAAGAAGTGCAAGGGAGTAATTCCAAGGGATCTGAAGCTGAAATTAGAGTCAATACTAATGGACAAGAGTACTCTGGTGATAAAGAGGGTTCCAATGGAGATTGTGAGCCTGAAAGACTAGAGCCAAATCTGGATAAAGAGAAGGATGACAGAAGAGACATGGAATCAGCACATATGAATGAAAAGGTGGATGAAGTTCTGGGTGAGGACCACAATATGGAGCCTGTATTTGATGGAACAGAGGTTCCTGGGCTGGAAGGTCTCCGGATCACTTCTACTCGTAAGCAGGATGGAGATCAAGAGTCGCCGCGAATGGTGGAGAAGGCGGTGGCTCTGAAAAACTTTGTTAAGGAGAAAAGTGCAGTGGCAGTGTCCACCATGCTCCGCCGCCTATCTGGAAGACGCGGCGAAGGAGATTTGGGTAATTTTGATGATGAAGGTAAGGATATCTCAGATCCCTCAAAAGAGGGTGAATCAACTGTTGCTGAAAAGGGAGGGCAGAAATCTGCATGGAATCCGTTGAATTATATTAAGAAGTCATCTGATGTTGATGGAGAAAACAAAACCGAGCAGGGGGATTCGGTGAATGAAAATCCAAATATCCCCATCGACATGAAAGGAAGGATTATACTGTACTCCAAACTTGGCTGCCAAGAATCCAAAGAGATAAGGCTCTTCTTGCGTGCGAAAAGGCTTAGATTTGTTGAAATCAACCTAGATGTTTATCCCAGCAGAGAGAAAGAGCTGGAGAAGTTTTCTGGATCTACATCTGTTCCAAAGGTTTATTTCAATGAGATACTTATAGGTGGCTTGAGTGAGCTAAAGACCTTAAAAGAGTCCGGCAACCTCGATGAGAAGATCGACTTTCTCATCGGTGAAGCACCATTGTTCGAAGCACCACAGCCGCCTCTTTCTGGTGAGGATGATGATTCCAGTAGTGGGGCAATTGATGAATTTGCAGTAATTGTCCGCAAAATGAAAGAGTCTATTCCTGTGAAGGACAGATTTCACAAAATGCGCAGGTTCACTAACTGTTTTCTTGGGTCAGAAGCTGTAGATTTCTTGTCTGAAGATCAGTATCTGGAAAGGCCAGAG GCTGTTGAGTTTGGACGAAAGCTTGCTAGCAaactcttcttttatcatgttcTTGA TGAGAATATATTTGAAGATGGTAATCATTTGTATCGGTTCTTGGATGATGATCCAATTGTGGCTTCACAATGCTACAACATTCCGAAGGGTATAGCTACTGTGAAGCCGAAACCTATAGCAGAAATTGCATCAAGGCTGAGGTTTCTGTCTTATGCAATGTTTGAAGCCTATGTTTTTGAAGATGGACGTCGTGTTGATTACACAAGTTTGCATGCAAGTGGGGAGTTTgcaag GTATTTGAGAACTGTTGAAGAGCTTCAAAGAGTGGAAATTTGGGATATGTCTAGGGAAGAGAAGCTTGCTTTCTTTATCAATCTTTACAATATGATGGCAATCCATGCAATATTGGTATTAGGTCATGCCTCTGGAGCAATGGAAAGAAGGAAATTATTTGGAGAGTTCAAATATGTTATTGGTGGATCCTCCTACTCTCTTTCAGCTATTCAAAATGGTATATTGAGGGGAAACCAGCGACCTCCTTATAACCTTAAGAAGCCATTTGGTTCAAAAGATAGACGCTTAAAG GTGGCACTCCCTTACCCTGAACCTCTCATTCATTTTGCTTTGGTGTGTGGTAGCCGATCAGGGCCTGCACTTAGGTGCTATTCACCTGGAAAAATCGACGAGGAATTAACGGATGCAGCACGCAATTTCTTGAGAAGCGGAGGCATTCTGATTGATTTGGCTGCTAAGGATGCATCTGCCAATAAGATCCTTAAATG GTACAGTATAGATTTTGGCAAGAGCGAGGTGGAGGTACTGAAGCATGTGTCAAACTACCTAGATCCATCTAATTCAGAGGTATTATTGGACATGCTTGCCACTTCTGAGTTTAAGGTCACATATCAACCTTATGAATGGGGTTTGAACGCCTAG